In Sparus aurata chromosome 2, fSpaAur1.1, whole genome shotgun sequence, a single genomic region encodes these proteins:
- the hif1al gene encoding hypoxia inducible factor 1 subunit alpha, like translates to MEKEEKESPKRSEQRRLRSRDAARCRRSQETEVFYELAHTLPLPRRVSAHLDKSAIMRVSLSFLQMQRLLQPGEKRDEEKAEEEEEEEEDPMDTFYPEALAGFIMVMTEEGDMIYLTENVSKHIGIAQLELLGHSIYDFVHPCDQEELRDLLSPRPGLSKKLQAEQSSERNFFLRMKSTLTSRGRTVNIKSAAWKVLHCTGHMRPFGGGSLSPPAARVTTLLCEPIPHPSSVEFPLDSFTFLTRHSMDLRFTHCKGRVTELVGYKPEDLIGRSAYEFHHALDSDHVNKSLHTLLSKGQVNTRHYRFLTNSGGFVWAETQATVLYSSKTSQPEAIVCLNFILSAVEQPDVVFSVEQIRSGRAEPCSPQKSEACDPECERVTISSQTEDAASNRCSAAPELLQVAPKTGDTDVPSKDFVELSFLSQSAENNPQDFCTPQLRQLLTPIFDPITPPPSSSSSASSPASSADLEPSSCEDEVVMDTSEVEKFFAVWTEDSQEKGQEDTEPMDLELLAPYISMDDDFQLTFLSNLPEEGEKWSSPLSEPSSATPAVKESRKRTRLADDELSSELMVQDKRQKQEASSIEEELLISHRLLGCLDETDQSDLFLGHGPAGPSRLLTDKDPLLGGVQGLCDTAALMRDIFTHRPPDLSPPLSPMT, encoded by the exons TTCGGAGCAGAGGAGGCTGCGTTCTCGTGATGCGGCCAGATGTCGGAGGAGCCAGGAGACGGAGGTGTTTTATGAGCTCGCTCACACTCTGCCGCTCCCTCGCCGAGTGTCCGCCCACCTGGACAAATCTGCCATCATGAGAGTCTCCCTCAGCTTCCTGCAGATGCAGCGCCTCCTCCAACCCG GTGAGAAACGGGATGAggaaaaagcagaagaagaggaggaggaggaggaggatccaATGGATACTTTCTACCCTGAGGCTCTGGCCGGCTTCATCATGGTGatgacagaggagggagacatGATCTACCTGACGGAGAACGTCAGCAAACACATCGGCATCGCACAG TTGGAGCTGCTGGGTCACAGTATTTATGACTTTGTTCATCCGTGTGATCAGGAGGAGCTCAGAGACCTGCTGTCCCCACGTCCAG GTCTGAGTAAGAAACTGCAGGCGGAGCAGTCGAGCGAGAGGAACTTCTTCCTGCGAATGAAGAGCACtctgaccagcagggggcgcaccGTCAACATCAAGTCTGCTGCCTGGAAG GTTCTCCACTGTACAGGTCACATGCGTCCGTTTGGCGGCGGCTCTTTGTCGCCACCTGCTGCCAGAGTGACGACTCTGCTGTGTGAGCCCATCCCTCACCCGTCCAGCGTGGAGTTCCCTCTGGACAGCTTCACCTTCCTCACCCGCCACAGCATGGACCTGCGCTTCACACACTGCAAGGGCAG GGTGACAGAGTTGGTTGGATACAAACCTGAGGATCTGATTGGCCGCTCGGCCTACGAGTTTCATCACGCACTCGACTCTGATCACGTCAACAAGAGCCTGCACACAC TGCTGTCCAAAGGTCAGGTGAACACCAGACACTACCGCTTCCTGACGAACAGCGGCGGCTTCGTCTGGGCCGAGACGCAGGCGACCGTCCTCTACAGCAGCAAGACGTCGCAGCCCGAGGCCATCGTCTGCCTCAACTTCATACTCAG TGCTGTGGAGCAGCCGGACGTTGTTTTCTCCGTGGAGCAGATCCGCAGTGGTCGGGCTGAACCCTGCTCACCACAGAAGTCCGAGGCTTGTGATCCTGAGTGTGAGAGAGTCACCATATCCAGTCAGACTGAGGACGCAGCTTCAAATCGCTGCAGCGCTGCGCCGGAGCTTCTCCAGGTGGCTCCCAAGACCGGAGACACTGATGTGCCATCGAAAG acTTCGTTGAGCTCTCGttcctcagtcagtcagcagagaaCAACCCTCAGGATTTCTGCACTCCACAGCTGCGACAGCTCCTCACACCCATCTTCGACCCCATCACTCcccctccatcatcatcatcatcagcttcaTCACCAGCCTCCTCTGCTGATCTTGAGCCG AGCTCTTGTGAGGACGAGGTGGTGATGGACACGAGCGAGGTGGAGAAGTTCTTTGCTGTCTGGACAGAAGACAGTCAGGAGAAAGGACAGGAG GACACCGAGCCGATGGATCTGGAGTTGTTGGCTCCCTACATCTCGATGGACGATGACTTCCAGCTGACCTTTCTCAGCAATTTGCCGGAGGAAGGCGAGAAATGGTCGTCGCCTTTGTCTGAACCCTCGTCTGCGACCCCGGCTGTCAAAGAGAGTAGAAAAAG GACTCGTCTCGCAGATGACGAGCTGTCGTCCGAGCTGATGGTTCAGGACAAGCGACAGAAACAAGAAGCTTCCTCGATAGAAGAGGAACTTCTCATCAGCCACAGATTACTG GGCTGCCTGGACGAAACCGACCAATCAGATTTGTTCCTTGGCCATGGACCGGCAGGACCGAGCAGACTGCTCACAGACAAAGACCCGCTTTTAGGAGGCGTTCAGGGACTCTGTGACACTGCAG CGCTGATGAGGGACATTTTCACGCACCGCCCACCGGACCTGTCGCCGCCTCTCTCACCTATGACCTGA